The Triticum aestivum cultivar Chinese Spring chromosome 7B, IWGSC CS RefSeq v2.1, whole genome shotgun sequence genome window below encodes:
- the LOC123158747 gene encoding uncharacterized protein has protein sequence MEGIGEEDEQYRNRKAEKTTPRQAEAEALPFVPVFRYLSVLFVLISCSILLAGPGPRGAPLYGPATESEAADIPSSLNFGLPSSRLNVETTGIPWYLMLHDFAKVAVGAVVEAELSEVEVANDADLLREVVVADVHLVTESIESISSRCASPRAIFALDECSPALILVLGGKVSQQLEPPGAPRRSPPWPPHWLVVLAAAALVAPAAASPAMLLLDEPTSGLDSGSALHIVKMLRDMATAHGKTIVLTIHQPGFRTLELLDRVVLLADGAVRHHGSLPFLEARLAGSGHSIPAHVNVLEYAMETIDTLKPDVVIATALTYQDVAAAEEVCILSGCFVKTVLRTPQLFAALARSPALLLCPWPPAARARADLPPPAVSCLCEAQGCARQCLAPGRGR, from the exons ATGGAGGGGATAGGGGAGGAAGACGAGCAGTACAGGAACAGGAAAGCGGAGAAGACGACACCACGCCAAGCTGAGGCCGAAGCCCTTCCGTTCGTCCCCGTCTTCAGATACCTTTCTGTTCTATTTGTACTCATCTCATGTAGTATTTTGCTGGCAGGCCCGGGCCCAAGAGGCGCCCCTCTGTACGGCCCAGCTACAGAGAGTGAGGCCGCTGACATTCCATCTTCCTTAAATTTCGGGTTGCCCTCAAGCCGACTCAATGTGGAAACCACCGGGATCCCATGGTACTTGATGCTTCATGACTTCGCCAAGGTGGCGGTGGGTGCCGTAGTTGAGGCGGAACTTAGCGAGGTTGAGGTAGCAAACGACGCCGACTTGCTCAGGGAAGTAGTCGTCGCTGATGTTCACTTGGTCACAGAAAGCATCGAG agcatctccagccgttgtgcCTCCCCACGAGCGATTTTTGCACTGGATGAATGTTCGCCGGCACTAATTTTGGTCTTGGGCGGAAAAGTTTCCCAGCAGTTggagcccccaggcgcgccccgtcGCTCGCCCCCCTGGCCGCCTCACTGGCTCGTCGTGCTGGCCGCTGCAGCGCTCGTCGCGCCGGCCGCCGCATCCCCGGCCATGCTGCTGCTGGACGAGCCCACGTCTGGGCTCGACTCCGGCTCCGCACTGCACATTGTCAAGATGCTCAGGGACATGGCCACCGCGCATGGCAAGACCATCGTGCTCACCATCCACCAGCCCGGCTTCCGCACCCTCGAGCTGCTCGACCGCGTCGTCCTCCTTGCCGACGGCGCCGTCCGGCACCACGGCTCCCTGCCGTTCCTCGAGGCCCGCCTCGCCGGCTCCGGCCACTCCATCCCCGCCCACGTCAACGTCCTCGAGTATGCCATGGAGACCATCGACACCCTCAAGCCGGACGTCGTCATCGCCACCGCGCTCACATACCAAGATGTTGCCGCGGCGGAGGAGGTTTGCATCCTGTCGGGGTGCTTCGTGAAGACGGTGCTGCGGACGCCGCAGCTGTTCGCAGCGCTAGCTCGCTCGCCTGCCCTGCTGTTGTGCCCGTGGCCGCCAGCCGCGCGCGCTCGAGCCGACTTGCCGCCGCCAGCCGTGTCGTGCCTGTGTGAGGCTCAGGGTTGCGCCCGCCAGTGCCTGGCTCCGGGCCGGGGCCGCTAG
- the LOC123160216 gene encoding uncharacterized protein — MLPAYLVHGVDVYGHHPQDLLRRHPPATSPDGKRASYFVNLVRPLTATDARRSRVVPGGFWKSERAPVPVEAAPDKMIGTKQAFSFISKEAEHKGGPRGGFIMHELLLPGQAGRLAGGDELALSKVYPSPRVATKKRSRSQGQGPTASATRTAAASSAPAPTSSPPLLQRSCDVFSSARSSSAVSSPPPSLEPPASSAPPSLEASSLGPASSAPGPASSSPPPIQGSSPWHRQGAAKRVLLLEVGDSPPREGHNISCHQVYRAMEVLGPGRRVPIDCADLFLLDSGKGKRQRTAAEF, encoded by the coding sequence ATGCTCCCCGCCTACCTCGTCCACGGAGTCGACGTCTACGGCCACCACCCGCAGGATCTGCTGCGGCGCCATCCGCCGGCGACATCGCCCGACGGCAAGCGTGCCTCCTACTTCGTGAACCTGGTACGCCCCCTCACCGCGACGGATGCAAGAAGAAGCAGGGTCGTGCCGGGGGGGTTCTGGAAGTCGGAgcgcgcccccgtccccgtcgaAGCCGCCCCCGACAAGATGATCGGAACCAAGCAGGCCTTCTCTTTCATCTCCAAGGAGGCAGAGCACAAGGGTGGACCCCGCGGCGGGTTCATCATGCACGAGCTCCTTCTCCCAGGCCAGGCAGGACGCCTCGCCGGCGGGGACGAGCTGGCGCTCTCAAAGGTCTACCCGTCTCCGCGCGTCGCCACCAAGAAGAGGTCCAGGTCCCAGGGACAGGGACCGACCGCCAGCGCAACAAGGACCGCGGCCGCCTCCTCTGCTCCAGCGCCGACGTCTTCGCCGCCTCTGCTCCAGCGCTCCTGCGACGTCTTCAGCAGCGCAAGAAGCAGCAGCGCCGTCTCCTCTCCGCCTCCTTCCCTGGAGCCGCCGGCCTCCTCTGCTCCGCCTTCCCTGGAGGCCTCGTCTCTCGGGCCGGCATCCTCTGCGCCGGGGCCGGCATCCTCTTCTCCGCCCCCCATCCAGGGATCGTCTCCATGGCACCGGCAGGGTGCCGCCAAGAGGGTGCTCCTCCTGGAGGTGGGCGACTCCCCCCCGAGGGAAGGCCACAACATTTCGTGCCACCAGGTCTACCGCGCCATGGAGGTTCTTGGACCCGGGAGGCGTGTCCCCATCGACTGCGCTGACCTCTTCCTGCTTGACAGCGGGAAGGGGAAGAGGCAGCGGACGGCTGCAGAGTTTTGA